One Panicum virgatum strain AP13 chromosome 3N, P.virgatum_v5, whole genome shotgun sequence DNA segment encodes these proteins:
- the LOC120667188 gene encoding aspartic proteinase nepenthesin-1-like, with protein MARPLLWLALLCASLTFTAACAGIRLELIHVDARANRTVAERMRRATERTHRRLASMGEVTAPVRWVETQYIAEYLIGDPPQRAEAIIDTGSNLIWTQCAGCRPGCFSQNLSFYDPSRSRTVQPVACNATACALGSETLCSRNRSACDVLTGYGAGAIAGVLGTEVFTFGSQNASLAFGCVTASRLTKGSLDGASGIIGLGRGALSLVSQLGDTKFSYCLTPYFSDAVNTSRLFVGASAGLSGNTPAASVPFVKNPSDDLFGTFYFLPLAGITVGKAKLDVPAAAFDLRQVAPGQWAGTLIDSGSPFTSLVDVAYQALKAELVRQLGASLVPPPARSGLDLCVAQGDAGKLVPPLVLHFGSGGGGASSDVVVPAENYWAPVDDTTACMVVFNSAGPNATLPINETTIIGNYMQQNMHLLYDLGNGVLSFQPADCSAM; from the coding sequence ATGGCGAGACCCTTGCTCTGGCTGGCGCTCTTGTGCGCCTCCCTGACGTtcaccgccgcctgcgccggcaTCCGTCTCGAGCTCATCCACGTCGACGCCAGGGCGAACCGCACCGTGGCGGAGCGCATGCGCCGCGCCACCGAGCGCACCCACCGCCGGCTGGCGTCCATGGGCGAGGTGACCGCGCCCGTCCGCTGGGTGGAGACGCAGTACATCGCCGAGTACCTCATCGGCGACCCGCCACAGCGGGCCGAGGCCATCATCGACACCGGCAGCAACCTCATCTGGACGCAGTGCGCCGGCTGCCGCCCCGGCTGCTTCAGCCAGAACCTCTCCTTCTACGACCCGTCCCGGTCACGCACCGTCCAGCCCGTGGCGTGCAACGCCACGGCGTGCGCCCTCGGCTCCGAGACCCTATGCTCGCGCAACAGGTCGGCGTGCGACGTCCTCACCGgctacggcgccggcgccatcgCCGGGGTCCTCGGCACGGAGGTCTTCACGTTCGGGTCGCAGAACGCGAGCCTCGCGTTCGGGTGCGTCACCGCGTCGAGGCTCACCAAGGGCTCCCTGGACGGCGCGTCCGGCATCATCGggctcggccgcggcgcgctctCGCTGGTCTCCCAGCTCGGCGACACCAAGTTCTCCTACTGCCTCACGCCCTACTTCAGCGACGCTGTCAACACGAGCCGCCTGTTCGTCGGCGCGTCCGCCGGCCTTAGCGGCAACACGCCGGCGGCCTCCGTGCCGTTCGTCAAGAACCCGAGCGATGACCTGTTCGGCACGTTCTACTTCCTGCCCCTGGCCGGGATCACGGTGGGGAAAGCCAAGCTCGACgtccccgcggcggcgttcgACCTCCGGCAGGTGGCGCCGGGGCAGTGGGCGGGCACGCTCATCGACTCCGGCTCCCCGTTCACGAGCCTCGTCGACGTGGCGTACCAGGCGCTGAAGGCGGAGCTGGTGCGGCAGCTCGGCGCCAGcctcgtgccgccgccggcaagaAGCGGCTTGGACCTGTGCGTGGCGCAGGGGGACGCCGGAAAGCTGGTACCGCCGCTGGTGCTCCACTttggaagcggcggcggcggagcttcgtCGGACGTGGTGGTGCCGGCGGAGAACTACTGGGCGCCCGTGGACGACACCACGGCGTGCATGGTGGTGTTCAACTCGGCGGGGCCGAACGCGACGCTGCCGATTAACGAGACGACCATCATCGGCAACTACATGCAGCAGAACATGCACCTGCTCTACGACCTCGGCAATGGCGTGCTCTCCTTCCAGCCGGCGGACTGCAGCGCCATGTGA